The Hippoglossus stenolepis isolate QCI-W04-F060 chromosome 12, HSTE1.2, whole genome shotgun sequence genome segment GCTCATCTTCAACCTCCAAACATTCTCCTTtaacccctcctctcctctctgtgctccACTGGCTGTGAATGGCTGCTTATAGCAAATTCAAAACACTGATGCCAACTCCTTCATGTACCACCAGAGGCAGTCTCACTTACCCATCAACTCTCCACAGGCAGGAATATGTGTAAAACTAAACGGTGTCCTGCTGGATCTCTCAATACAAACCCCTCTGCACTGTTAGATCTTCCTGATGGGAGGTCACCACATGGTCAGACCTATAACTCCAGGTTCATTCTTaactttaacacatttaaaacaatatatgGCACCACCCTTTATGTTGGATATCCAATCGCACTGTCCCTTTGTGTGTCGTTACACAATTAAAATCCTGCACATCCCTCATTGAGCTACTTTGAGCCCATTGAGAACAACTCGGACATGATAATGATCCATGGTGTGTTTAAGGGCCCTCTGTGCAGCTCGGGGCCCCAACAtgtatttaaagctgcagctgcagcccgGTAACAACACATTCATCGACATGTATGACATGTCCTTGCTACATTTTCAGATTGTTGAGGCAGACTTTCTTTCATAGTTTCATGTGGCTCATGGAGGCCGTCAGCTCAGCCTGCAGAGCCATCTGGGCAAAGGTCCGTCTGTGTGTCAGCTGCCTCGCcctgtccatcaagtgaaaGGAGGCCCGAGCCAGCGTCTTGGCCTCCTCCTGTATTTGGTCCCGTTGTCTccgcagcctctctctcctccactccttcATGCGGATGTAGCTCTCCCTGAGCCTCCTCattgcctcctcctctctctgcagcctctcccAGAGCCTCCGGTGGCAgagctgcttgtgtttgttgCGCTGCTGCGTCCGCTGTGCTCTGTCCCTGTGCTGGGCGGAGGTGTACCGGGCGGCCCGCTCCATGCGGCGCTGGTTCAGTTGGACCAGGATCTGCTTGTGCGTGAGCTGCTGGACGCTCTGCAGCTTGGACCTCAGCTGCGCCCTCTgaacctgctcctcctcccggGCTGCTCGCCCATGCAGCTCCTTCAGCCGGGCCTCCACGGCCTGGGCACGTGTCTCACAGGagtgctgcagcttcttctccagGGTGCTCCTCATCTGGGCCTCCTCTTCCCCCACACGCTGTTCTATCTCCTGTTTCAGAAGGATGTGTCGAAGAAGCTCCTTGTggttttcctcctgcagcctcttcctttctttcttctcctgcagctctctgctcCTTCTGgccttctgctccttctccactgccacctgtctctccttctcctgcaccctcttctccacctcttGCTTCTCCCTCAGCAGCTTCTCCTGGTAGTGTTTGCGTCCCTTCGCCTCTTTCTGTGCAGCCTCCATCTTTTCTCTACGTTgggcctccacctcctccttcagccTCCTCCAGCGGTCCTCCTGCAGAAGTGCCTCCAGCTTGAGTTGTaccactttctctttctcttgacGCTCCCTCAGCCTCCTGCGGGCCTCCAGATCCTCATGCCAGCATTGCACACTCTGCctcagtttcctcctcctcttcttctccacctGAGCCCGCTGAGCCTCCACCTGCCTCTGGGCCTCCTCTCgctcctgcttctcctgctgaCAGTGCTCCAGGCGAGCCTGCTCCTCCTCGTGCTTCACCAGCATGAGAGCAGCTATCTTGCGGTCTCTCTCTGACACCGTGACACACATCTCCCTCCTGATGTCCTCTGTGAGCCTCTCCAGTTTCCTCTCGGTAGCTGGGGAGTGTCTGAGGTCTCCCAGCCTGTAGCTGCAGACTGTGCTCCTGTCTGGCTCTCTGGGACCAGCAGCAGAGCCGGAGGACCTGCTGGCTGGTTTCCCTTTAAGGCACAGGTCTGCATACGGGATggagtgtctctgtgttgacTGATCCTTCACTTTGGCGACGGGCACCTCCTCCAGGCCCGGCCACCTGTCCCCTGCTCTCCCCTGGATAATCCTCTCCC includes the following:
- the LOC118119201 gene encoding coiled-coil domain-containing protein 177, coding for MGEQRTTFPVLRLDLDNFDLAEAERSRYVLTSPRSLQSCSRLGIKPVELLIKSLNERIAEQRDVPLEAVRVMHESYERERTKLLQMCREERERIIQGRAGDRWPGLEEVPVAKVKDQSTQRHSIPYADLCLKGKPASRSSGSAAGPREPDRSTVCSYRLGDLRHSPATERKLERLTEDIRREMCVTVSERDRKIAALMLVKHEEEQARLEHCQQEKQEREEAQRQVEAQRAQVEKKRRRKLRQSVQCWHEDLEARRRLRERQEKEKVVQLKLEALLQEDRWRRLKEEVEAQRREKMEAAQKEAKGRKHYQEKLLREKQEVEKRVQEKERQVAVEKEQKARRSRELQEKKERKRLQEENHKELLRHILLKQEIEQRVGEEEAQMRSTLEKKLQHSCETRAQAVEARLKELHGRAAREEEQVQRAQLRSKLQSVQQLTHKQILVQLNQRRMERAARYTSAQHRDRAQRTQQRNKHKQLCHRRLWERLQREEEAMRRLRESYIRMKEWRRERLRRQRDQIQEEAKTLARASFHLMDRARQLTHRRTFAQMALQAELTASMSHMKL